In Bacillus sp. Cs-700, one genomic interval encodes:
- the lexA gene encoding transcriptional repressor LexA yields the protein MKLSKRQQDILDFIKVEVKQKGYPPSVREIGEAVGLASSSTVHGHLARLEKKGYIRRDPTKPRAIEVLGLDEAIDIPRQHTVNVPVIGKVTAGQPITAIENVEEYFPLPEQFAQDEEHTFILVIEGDSMIEAGIYNGDMVIVKQQPTANNGDIVVAMTDDGEATVKRFFKESNYFRLQPENSSMEPIILDSVSILGKVVGVFRSIH from the coding sequence ATGAAACTATCAAAGCGTCAGCAGGACATTCTGGACTTTATTAAAGTCGAAGTAAAACAAAAAGGTTATCCACCGTCTGTTAGAGAAATCGGCGAAGCCGTTGGACTTGCTTCAAGCTCAACTGTCCATGGCCACCTGGCAAGACTCGAGAAAAAAGGTTATATCAGAAGAGACCCAACAAAGCCAAGAGCCATTGAAGTGTTGGGCCTTGATGAAGCGATCGACATTCCACGTCAGCACACGGTTAATGTTCCTGTCATTGGTAAAGTAACAGCTGGTCAACCAATCACAGCGATTGAAAATGTTGAAGAGTACTTCCCTCTTCCGGAGCAGTTCGCTCAGGATGAAGAGCATACATTCATTCTTGTCATCGAAGGAGATAGTATGATTGAAGCTGGTATTTATAACGGTGATATGGTTATCGTGAAGCAGCAACCAACTGCAAATAACGGAGACATCGTTGTTGCGATGACGGACGATGGCGAAGCAACGGTAAAACGTTTCTTTAAAGAAAGCAACTACTTCCGACTTCAGCCGGAAAACTCATCGATGGAACCAATCATTCTTGATTCTGTTTCGATCCTTGGTAAAGTGGTTGGTGTTTTCCGCTCGATCCACTAG
- a CDS encoding ferritin, whose translation MVQKEVQELLNTLIQIEHVSTTLYLAMSAYLDRKNYTGMASWLRIQSDEERTHLLTLINYLAGKDGVVELGALPEQSTDFGTPLETFQQVLEHEQYVTNSYRQAYNYIKKIDPQTAVIVQDFLREQIDEEAQALTIVERLKLAGENTSALLLIDQELGQRQPG comes from the coding sequence ATGGTACAAAAAGAAGTTCAAGAGCTTTTAAACACATTGATTCAAATTGAACACGTTTCAACTACGCTATATTTAGCAATGTCTGCTTACTTAGATCGAAAGAATTATACTGGAATGGCTAGTTGGTTACGAATTCAATCTGATGAAGAACGTACGCATCTACTTACTCTGATTAATTACTTAGCTGGTAAAGATGGCGTCGTTGAATTAGGCGCTCTCCCAGAACAATCAACAGACTTTGGAACCCCGCTCGAAACGTTTCAACAAGTTTTAGAACACGAACAGTATGTTACGAATTCTTACCGGCAGGCTTATAACTACATCAAAAAAATTGATCCGCAAACGGCCGTCATCGTTCAGGATTTCTTACGCGAACAGATTGACGAAGAAGCACAGGCGCTTACGATTGTCGAAAGGCTGAAATTAGCAGGAGAGAATACGTCCGCACTCTTACTGATCGATCAAGAACTTGGTCAGAGGCAGCCAGGATAA
- a CDS encoding HNH endonuclease signature motif containing protein, protein MELKKINELISQDKLVKFYQSTAWRMLRQSVLNRDNYECQKCKRAGKVGKAENVHHIKEVKKHPELALVYSNCESICIPCHNKEHDRLKKYIRKNRVFDDERW, encoded by the coding sequence ATGGAGTTGAAAAAAATTAATGAACTAATCTCACAAGATAAATTGGTGAAGTTTTATCAGAGTACAGCTTGGAGAATGCTAAGGCAGAGTGTGTTAAATAGAGACAATTATGAATGTCAGAAGTGCAAGCGTGCTGGCAAGGTAGGTAAGGCAGAGAACGTACATCATATTAAAGAAGTTAAGAAGCACCCAGAACTTGCTCTTGTTTATAGTAATTGTGAAAGCATCTGTATTCCTTGTCATAATAAAGAGCATGATCGACTAAAGAAATACATCCGAAAGAACAGAGTATTTGATGATGAGAGATGGTGA
- a CDS encoding dihydroorotate dehydrogenase, translating to MPDWSYHVIFKPFLSKWSPEVSREFIHQSMERIASIPGGQHLIHFLGREEVPDELMVKIEDITFPGCVGLSSKIDPRLSGLKGFSHLGFGCIEIGPITKEPSEEYTKPTRLQNGSIALSEQGERAGLAKTLQRLEDSKLVQPAMFQLSGTNDELIEIARALKPYNGVYEIDYNEIDFTNVDVLRSIREWKSIYVRVPGNQIEKVDLRSIFPYITGIVIDEVQGLDTLSNHAIHKEAIVYCQNEYPSLRLVTVGGVKEPDDAIQLLNHGADLLFLSGEYVEVGPGLPKRIYEAMNDSTFQEESRGWKDYFLFGLFIMIGGLIALVLSLTSIVLPYDERFMQLTREELLLFNERLLWFMAHDRMTLAGTMISGGIVYMTLSYYGVKNGLLWAKQAIDIAAIIGFLGILLFIGYGYFDWLHLLFWFVLLPFYLRGYVKTKGIKRTPKSRNRRNDLAWRKGVIGQFCFVMLGFSFVLGGVIISGIGVTGVFVPTDLQYICMPADLIHSFNDRLISVIAHDRAGLGGAMVSVGLLVLMSALWGFQSGNTWLWWMFFIGGLPAFVAGIYVHLMIGYTTFIHLLPAYIALALFFGGLYFSKSYLMGKYSY from the coding sequence ATGCCCGATTGGTCCTATCATGTGATATTTAAACCTTTTCTATCAAAATGGAGTCCCGAGGTTTCAAGAGAGTTTATACATCAGTCAATGGAGCGTATTGCTTCAATTCCAGGTGGACAGCATCTCATTCACTTTTTAGGAAGAGAAGAGGTTCCTGATGAGTTGATGGTTAAGATTGAAGACATTACTTTTCCAGGCTGTGTGGGGCTATCTAGCAAAATTGATCCCAGACTTTCTGGTTTAAAAGGATTTAGCCACTTAGGGTTTGGCTGTATTGAAATTGGTCCGATTACGAAAGAGCCATCTGAAGAATACACGAAACCAACAAGGCTTCAGAATGGAAGTATTGCTCTTTCTGAACAGGGGGAGAGAGCGGGTCTTGCAAAGACGCTTCAACGGTTAGAGGATTCCAAGTTGGTTCAGCCCGCTATGTTCCAGTTAAGCGGTACGAACGATGAGCTAATTGAGATCGCTAGAGCTTTAAAACCTTATAATGGTGTTTATGAAATTGACTATAATGAAATCGATTTTACGAATGTAGATGTGCTGAGGTCCATTCGAGAATGGAAAAGCATTTATGTTCGCGTGCCAGGTAATCAAATTGAAAAGGTTGACTTGCGTTCTATTTTTCCATACATAACGGGTATTGTGATTGATGAAGTGCAAGGTTTGGATACGTTGTCAAACCATGCGATACATAAGGAAGCGATTGTCTATTGTCAAAATGAATATCCTTCATTAAGACTGGTGACCGTTGGTGGAGTGAAAGAGCCAGATGATGCTATACAGCTATTAAATCATGGAGCTGATTTGTTGTTCCTATCGGGTGAATATGTCGAAGTTGGGCCAGGGTTACCTAAGAGAATTTATGAAGCGATGAACGACAGCACATTTCAAGAAGAAAGTCGTGGATGGAAAGACTACTTCTTGTTTGGATTATTCATCATGATCGGTGGCTTGATTGCTTTAGTGTTAAGTCTCACTTCGATTGTCTTACCTTATGATGAAAGATTCATGCAGCTAACTCGTGAGGAGCTTCTGCTCTTTAATGAACGACTCCTATGGTTTATGGCACATGACCGAATGACGTTAGCTGGAACGATGATTTCTGGTGGCATTGTTTATATGACATTGTCTTATTACGGAGTTAAAAACGGTTTGCTGTGGGCGAAGCAGGCGATTGATATTGCGGCCATTATTGGTTTTCTAGGTATCTTGCTTTTCATTGGCTATGGTTACTTCGATTGGTTACACTTGCTGTTTTGGTTTGTGCTATTACCCTTTTACTTGAGAGGCTACGTGAAGACGAAAGGCATAAAGAGGACGCCGAAATCACGCAACCGACGGAATGACCTGGCATGGCGAAAAGGCGTTATTGGGCAATTTTGTTTTGTTATGCTTGGATTTTCATTTGTTCTTGGTGGAGTGATTATTTCTGGAATTGGTGTGACGGGGGTTTTCGTGCCAACGGATTTACAATACATCTGCATGCCAGCGGATCTGATTCACTCATTCAATGATCGGTTGATCTCTGTCATCGCCCACGACCGTGCTGGATTGGGAGGAGCGATGGTCAGCGTTGGGTTGTTAGTGCTAATGTCTGCTCTCTGGGGCTTTCAATCGGGGAATACTTGGCTATGGTGGATGTTTTTTATAGGAGGTTTACCTGCGTTTGTAGCAGGAATTTATGTACACCTCATGATTGGCTACACAACGTTTATTCACTTGCTACCGGCCTACATCGCTCTTGCCCTATTTTTTGGAGGGTTGTACTTTTCAAAAAGTTATTTGATGGGGAAGTATTCATATTGA
- a CDS encoding PIN domain-containing protein: MIKGYDMRSSFGIFYEPNEIEQKRIWDSSLIVLDTNILLNLYRYTDDTRDELIKILRKLNDRVWIPHQVAMEYHFNRKTVIVEQQVAYQRFIKAIRETSDETKNVLNNKLKKLEKRHNSIQQKEIEQKINNVFKEIIQDITVLERDHPNLHHQDTILDEITMMFTNKVGSPYSQENLDEIYKEGETRYKNSIPPGYEDLKDKEGKKKIIDSLTIKDEYGDLIVWKQIIDKAKESGSPVIFITDDTKEDWWKEIHGRTLGPRIELINEFFVETGKSFSMYNTYKFMEFATQYFKGKLNQNAIKEVHDLRNQSKIKRLRKERLHREEGNSKYLTDEQQVQYLRYKKMAETSEPIDKQYWNERAEAYLKEIIFKNSLNPKFEERMKYQIGDKVIHRKLGLGIVENVSLENGNEVIEVSFRSGVKKLLAKLAPVKKYYEELDGPESEFQLENIIDDEEEYY; this comes from the coding sequence ATGATTAAGGGGTATGATATGAGAAGCAGTTTTGGTATTTTTTATGAACCTAATGAAATTGAACAAAAAAGGATATGGGATTCATCTTTAATCGTGTTGGATACAAATATTCTTTTGAATTTGTATCGATATACCGATGATACAAGGGATGAATTAATAAAAATTCTTAGAAAATTAAATGATAGAGTGTGGATTCCGCATCAAGTTGCTATGGAATATCACTTTAATAGGAAAACTGTGATAGTAGAGCAACAGGTTGCATATCAACGTTTTATTAAGGCTATAAGAGAAACATCAGATGAAACTAAAAATGTACTTAATAATAAATTAAAAAAACTTGAAAAAAGACATAATTCAATACAACAGAAAGAAATTGAGCAAAAAATAAATAATGTATTTAAAGAAATAATCCAAGATATCACAGTTTTAGAGAGGGATCATCCCAATCTTCACCATCAAGACACCATATTAGATGAAATTACAATGATGTTTACAAATAAAGTGGGATCACCATATAGCCAAGAAAATCTCGATGAAATTTATAAGGAAGGAGAAACACGTTATAAGAATTCAATACCGCCAGGATATGAAGACTTAAAAGATAAAGAGGGTAAGAAAAAAATTATAGATAGTTTAACAATTAAAGATGAGTACGGAGATTTAATAGTTTGGAAACAAATAATAGACAAAGCAAAAGAGAGTGGATCACCTGTAATATTTATTACCGATGATACTAAAGAAGACTGGTGGAAAGAAATACATGGGAGGACACTAGGCCCGAGAATTGAATTAATAAATGAATTTTTTGTAGAGACCGGAAAGAGTTTTTCAATGTACAACACATATAAATTCATGGAATTTGCAACCCAATATTTTAAAGGTAAATTAAATCAAAATGCTATTAAAGAAGTGCACGATCTTAGAAATCAGTCGAAAATTAAAAGATTAAGAAAGGAAAGGTTGCACAGAGAAGAAGGTAATTCAAAATATTTAACCGATGAACAGCAAGTGCAATATTTAAGGTATAAAAAAATGGCGGAAACAAGTGAACCAATAGACAAGCAATATTGGAACGAACGAGCAGAAGCATATTTAAAAGAAATAATTTTTAAAAATAGTTTAAACCCGAAATTTGAGGAAAGAATGAAATATCAGATTGGTGACAAAGTAATTCATAGAAAGTTAGGATTAGGAATAGTCGAGAATGTAAGTTTAGAGAACGGAAATGAAGTTATTGAGGTAAGTTTTAGAAGTGGAGTTAAGAAATTACTAGCAAAATTAGCACCTGTGAAAAAATACTACGAAGAACTTGACGGACCTGAATCTGAATTTCAATTAGAGAACATCATAGATGATGAAGAAGAATATTATTAA
- a CDS encoding NUDIX domain-containing protein, with protein MDYIQHLRSMVGHEKVIMVVAGAMVFDTENRLLLQLRIDSQSWGLPGGFMDLNESVQETAKREVLEETGLVLKEMSLFGIYSGPDKEKTFDNGDQVSPIQILFRCHDFEGKLRGSEESFETAFFSLDALPDQLFNEHKQMINDLLNGKETPIIG; from the coding sequence ATGGATTACATACAGCACTTACGTTCAATGGTAGGTCACGAGAAAGTGATTATGGTCGTCGCAGGGGCAATGGTTTTCGATACGGAGAATCGCTTGTTGCTGCAGCTTCGTATCGATAGTCAGTCGTGGGGTCTACCGGGTGGGTTTATGGACCTTAATGAATCAGTCCAGGAAACGGCAAAAAGAGAAGTATTGGAAGAGACTGGACTTGTGCTAAAAGAGATGTCACTCTTTGGTATCTACTCGGGACCCGATAAAGAGAAAACGTTTGATAATGGCGATCAGGTTTCACCTATTCAAATTCTCTTTCGCTGTCATGATTTTGAAGGAAAACTACGAGGAAGTGAAGAATCGTTCGAGACAGCATTCTTTTCGCTAGATGCTCTTCCTGATCAACTTTTTAACGAACATAAACAGATGATCAACGATTTATTAAATGGTAAAGAAACGCCTATAATAGGGTGA
- a CDS encoding dihydrofolate reductase family protein, whose translation MTNRKVSVYIATSVDGYVATEDDSLDWLFKVEPEGDAGYEKFMKDVDTMIMGRRTYDWVMEQENGVNPYKGKMSYVYTTQSRENTEDVTFTSEDPTSLIERLNEQGGGTIWLIGGGVVVHEFLEKNLIDEFIISLAPTLIGKGIPLFETSDVTHDLELTDVRQYGQFAQLHYLVKKG comes from the coding sequence ATGACAAATCGAAAAGTATCTGTTTACATCGCGACAAGCGTTGACGGCTATGTGGCAACGGAAGATGACTCACTCGACTGGCTTTTTAAAGTTGAACCAGAAGGTGACGCGGGTTATGAAAAGTTCATGAAAGATGTCGACACCATGATTATGGGCCGTCGTACGTATGACTGGGTGATGGAACAAGAAAACGGAGTTAATCCGTACAAAGGGAAAATGTCCTACGTGTATACAACTCAATCAAGAGAAAACACAGAAGATGTCACATTCACATCGGAAGATCCGACGTCACTTATTGAACGATTAAACGAGCAGGGTGGTGGAACGATCTGGCTTATCGGTGGTGGTGTAGTCGTGCATGAATTTCTTGAGAAAAATTTGATTGATGAGTTTATTATCTCGCTTGCTCCAACACTAATAGGTAAAGGGATTCCGCTGTTTGAGACAAGCGATGTTACACATGATCTTGAATTAACCGATGTGCGCCAGTATGGTCAGTTTGCGCAGCTTCATTACTTAGTTAAAAAAGGATAA
- a CDS encoding P27 family phage terminase small subunit, producing the protein MSRVDTTSPVEVEKVGRYLKYIEIYRRMERTVKKEGVSIMVKNATQTFVKSHPLLNEMSKVNASIMNIERTFHFIDEDNKGNPKYSTDDLI; encoded by the coding sequence ATGTCCAGGGTTGATACAACTAGTCCTGTTGAAGTGGAAAAAGTCGGTAGGTACTTGAAGTATATTGAAATCTATAGACGAATGGAACGAACAGTTAAAAAAGAGGGCGTTTCGATCATGGTAAAGAATGCGACCCAAACATTTGTGAAGTCCCACCCTCTGCTGAATGAAATGAGCAAAGTAAATGCATCCATCATGAATATAGAACGAACCTTTCATTTTATAGACGAAGACAACAAGGGAAATCCGAAGTATTCAACAGATGATTTGATATAA
- a CDS encoding VOC family protein — translation MKFQDFNAVQVRIARPTDQFDKIIQFYEHGLGLQRVAEFTGHAGYTGVVYGLPHLSYQLEFTSHEEGSPCPTPTADNLIVFYIPNGEELKSVAERLQQMGHGEVEPENVYWKEKGLTIEDPDGWRVVLMNTAGI, via the coding sequence ATGAAATTTCAAGATTTTAACGCAGTGCAAGTTCGAATAGCTAGGCCGACCGATCAATTTGATAAGATTATTCAGTTTTATGAACATGGGTTAGGCTTGCAGCGAGTAGCTGAATTCACTGGACATGCAGGATATACGGGCGTGGTATATGGTTTACCTCACCTATCCTATCAATTAGAGTTCACGTCACATGAAGAAGGTAGCCCTTGCCCTACTCCTACTGCTGATAACTTGATCGTTTTCTATATTCCAAATGGAGAAGAACTGAAAAGCGTAGCAGAAAGGCTTCAGCAAATGGGACACGGGGAAGTAGAACCTGAAAATGTATATTGGAAAGAGAAAGGGCTAACGATTGAAGATCCCGATGGATGGAGAGTTGTATTAATGAATACAGCAGGGATTTAA
- a CDS encoding HNH endonuclease, protein MVNLNRKYSWNGNEALINAAHMVHELQGVNDLQVEKWLEYDDVDLLTKISKPHKETLLHDYIDFINFTMYEYLLDKHLPMSVINPIVEIMNIYDVDYSHLGIPPFIGLDEEEVYEYDHNDVEQYAHQILNLYIEKLAPTFNSDIFTVIFSNKQFLFEFNKQLQEVVEDLKLKDYPDYLKKDGVLKRSKYLPKWLQHGVFMRDKGRCQICGTDLSKVLHLDNKENYDHIIPLESGGTNDPTNFQLTCEHCNKSKGHRSTIYNSFGARFWEIESLLPK, encoded by the coding sequence TTCTTGGAATGGTAATGAAGCATTGATTAATGCTGCTCATATGGTACATGAATTACAAGGTGTAAATGATTTACAAGTAGAAAAATGGTTAGAATATGATGATGTTGACTTGTTAACTAAAATTTCAAAGCCTCACAAAGAAACTTTGTTACATGACTACATTGACTTTATTAATTTCACAATGTATGAATATTTACTAGACAAACATTTACCTATGTCGGTGATTAATCCTATAGTGGAGATCATGAATATATACGATGTGGATTATTCTCATTTAGGTATACCTCCTTTTATTGGTTTGGACGAAGAAGAGGTATATGAGTATGATCATAATGATGTAGAGCAATATGCACACCAGATTTTAAACCTCTATATTGAAAAATTAGCACCTACTTTCAACAGTGATATATTTACAGTGATTTTTTCCAATAAGCAATTTCTATTTGAATTTAACAAGCAGCTCCAAGAAGTGGTTGAAGATCTAAAATTGAAAGACTATCCAGACTATTTAAAAAAAGACGGGGTTTTAAAAAGGTCTAAGTACTTGCCTAAGTGGCTACAACATGGTGTTTTCATGAGAGATAAAGGTAGATGTCAAATTTGTGGAACAGACTTGAGTAAGGTGTTACATTTAGACAATAAAGAGAATTATGATCATATTATCCCATTGGAATCTGGCGGGACTAATGATCCTACTAACTTCCAATTAACTTGCGAACATTGCAACAAGTCTAAAGGTCATAGAAGCACAATTTATAACAGTTTTGGAGCTAGATTTTGGGAAATCGAAAGTCTTCTTCCAAAGTAA
- a CDS encoding GNAT family N-acetyltransferase, whose protein sequence is MEVRLHRLQESDAESLFHFEVENRSFFNKMVPDRGEDYYEFQTFNDKLLQLITEQSLGLSTFYLVKDENGTIIGRINLVDFNYSNENVELGYRISEDQSGKGMATLGVKRVLDEVYHQNKIKHISARTTKDNLASQEVLESNGFTYISTDPEEVLLNGGKVNLMHYRWSKE, encoded by the coding sequence ATGGAAGTTAGGTTACATAGACTTCAAGAAAGTGATGCGGAATCATTGTTTCACTTTGAGGTCGAAAACAGAAGTTTTTTCAATAAGATGGTGCCAGATCGTGGTGAAGATTATTATGAGTTTCAGACGTTTAACGATAAGCTCCTGCAATTAATAACGGAGCAATCTCTCGGTTTATCGACCTTTTATCTTGTAAAAGATGAAAATGGCACGATTATAGGAAGAATTAATTTAGTTGATTTTAATTACTCTAACGAGAACGTTGAGCTTGGCTACAGAATTAGTGAAGATCAGTCTGGTAAAGGTATGGCTACATTAGGTGTCAAGCGAGTCCTAGATGAGGTCTATCATCAAAATAAGATTAAACACATCTCCGCTAGGACAACGAAAGACAATCTTGCTTCACAAGAGGTACTTGAAAGTAATGGTTTTACATACATCTCTACAGATCCAGAAGAAGTGTTATTGAACGGAGGAAAAGTAAATTTAATGCACTATCGGTGGAGTAAAGAGTAA
- a CDS encoding NlpC/P60 family protein: protein MYKSSFTLQKTIVSSTLVAAMVFSPVLSDGAFAKVDSNDVKQSDSVSSSINVLGSGDRGEAVTALQTELESLGYYTYNVDGIFGQITEDAVEDFQEDKGLTVDGIAGPEVMGALSTADNSGATEPTSDEAPTESVSQSDVVSTAKSLIGTPYVWGGTTPDGFDSSGFIQYVFNEAGVDISRTERDMWKYDGTEVDSPAIGDVVFFEGTYDVEGASHSGIYIGDNKIIHAGSGGVEVTDLSYDFWQDHYLGVKSFK from the coding sequence ATGTACAAGTCAAGTTTTACCCTACAAAAAACAATTGTTTCATCTACTTTGGTGGCCGCGATGGTTTTTTCTCCGGTCTTGAGTGATGGGGCTTTTGCTAAGGTCGATTCAAATGACGTGAAGCAAAGTGATTCAGTTAGTTCATCAATCAATGTTCTGGGTAGTGGGGATCGTGGCGAGGCTGTTACGGCGCTGCAAACAGAACTTGAATCACTCGGTTATTATACTTATAACGTCGATGGTATTTTTGGTCAGATCACAGAAGATGCTGTTGAAGATTTTCAAGAAGATAAGGGGCTTACTGTTGACGGTATAGCTGGACCTGAGGTTATGGGTGCATTATCTACTGCTGATAATTCCGGTGCTACTGAACCGACTTCAGATGAAGCACCTACTGAGTCCGTCTCGCAATCTGACGTCGTATCCACTGCGAAAAGCTTAATTGGAACGCCATATGTTTGGGGAGGCACAACACCAGACGGGTTTGACAGCAGTGGCTTCATCCAATATGTGTTTAACGAAGCTGGCGTCGACATATCACGAACGGAGCGTGATATGTGGAAATATGACGGAACAGAAGTAGATTCTCCAGCAATCGGAGATGTTGTCTTTTTTGAAGGCACTTATGATGTAGAAGGAGCTTCACATAGCGGAATCTATATCGGTGACAACAAAATCATCCACGCTGGTAGCGGCGGTGTAGAAGTCACGGATCTTAGCTACGACTTTTGGCAAGACCATTATTTAGGCGTTAAATCATTCAAATAA
- a CDS encoding DEAD/DEAH box helicase family protein, whose translation MAFSYDEDYFMKTVPFIYGNENLREPQVQGYYHVYDHFVVKQKKSHAVIVLPTGVGKTGLMSILPYSISQGRVLIIAPQIVIKETVIDALNPDKPENFWIKRHVFDRPQQLPALIEFEGSKTSKEVLEAANVVVVNIQKLQGRLDSSPLNHLPEDFFDMIIIDEAHHSTARTWVETIQHFSQAKVIKVTGTPFRTDKEKITGDLAYKYKLSQAMANKYVKSLENLTYIPEKLMLTIDDDSSKKYSIDEIYQMGIKDEDWVSRSVAYSEECARSVVNMSVKMLETKLRGTTVPHKIIAVASDIKQAKIIQGLYNEYDLPTTIVHSDLNEQEREKAFSDIKNHRTKVVINVSMLGEGYDHPYLSIAAVFRAFRNPLPYAQFVGRILRSIPDDEVKKADDNIGQIISHKHLAIEQLWDFYKVEIQESEIIKHLKDFDILKPIISDVPGSSGTRELDLGTATEIGEGKIIGDVYLTTELIKQKKSEDRAREKKIIELQSVLEINREEAENIVDTTASSQSNIKRPDLYFASKRKDIDVSIKENIVPNILMKFDIDKTTATIQDCGLFKNKYSWIKTRIRDNGGMLAVYFMTYLKNEIGASKDKWTIDDYDIAYEKLPPMVDYVEKILDDYLNQ comes from the coding sequence ATGGCTTTTAGTTACGATGAAGATTATTTCATGAAAACGGTACCATTTATTTATGGAAATGAAAACTTAAGAGAACCTCAGGTCCAAGGTTACTATCATGTATACGACCATTTTGTTGTAAAACAAAAGAAATCTCATGCAGTTATTGTTTTACCTACCGGCGTAGGAAAAACCGGGCTTATGTCAATTCTTCCGTACAGTATCAGTCAAGGTAGAGTATTAATAATTGCTCCTCAAATTGTAATTAAGGAAACTGTTATAGATGCTCTTAATCCTGATAAACCAGAAAACTTTTGGATTAAAAGACATGTATTTGACAGACCTCAACAATTACCTGCCCTAATTGAATTTGAAGGTTCAAAAACTAGTAAAGAAGTTTTAGAAGCTGCTAATGTTGTTGTAGTCAATATTCAGAAGTTACAGGGACGATTAGACTCTTCACCTCTTAACCATTTGCCAGAGGACTTTTTCGATATGATTATTATTGATGAAGCTCATCATTCTACTGCAAGGACTTGGGTAGAAACAATACAACATTTTTCTCAAGCAAAAGTTATTAAAGTAACAGGTACTCCTTTTAGAACTGACAAAGAAAAAATTACTGGTGACCTAGCATATAAATACAAATTAAGTCAAGCTATGGCAAATAAATATGTGAAATCGTTGGAAAACCTAACATACATCCCAGAAAAATTAATGCTAACTATTGACGATGATTCATCCAAAAAGTACTCTATAGACGAAATATACCAGATGGGTATTAAAGATGAGGATTGGGTAAGTAGATCAGTCGCGTATTCAGAAGAATGCGCTAGAAGCGTAGTCAATATGAGCGTAAAAATGCTCGAAACTAAATTAAGAGGAACTACAGTCCCTCATAAAATCATTGCAGTGGCTTCAGATATTAAACAAGCAAAAATAATCCAAGGATTATACAATGAGTATGACCTTCCTACAACTATTGTGCATAGTGATTTAAATGAACAAGAAAGGGAGAAAGCATTTTCAGATATTAAAAATCATAGAACTAAAGTAGTAATCAATGTCTCTATGTTAGGTGAAGGATATGATCATCCATATTTATCAATTGCTGCAGTTTTCCGGGCTTTTAGAAATCCCCTACCTTATGCTCAATTCGTTGGCCGAATTTTAAGATCTATTCCTGATGATGAAGTAAAAAAAGCAGATGATAACATAGGACAAATCATTTCGCATAAGCACTTAGCAATAGAACAACTTTGGGATTTTTATAAAGTAGAAATTCAAGAAAGTGAAATAATTAAGCATCTAAAAGATTTTGACATTCTCAAACCTATAATCTCAGATGTTCCCGGAAGTTCGGGTACTAGAGAATTAGATTTGGGAACGGCTACAGAAATAGGTGAAGGTAAAATCATTGGGGACGTATATTTAACTACTGAATTAATAAAACAAAAAAAATCAGAGGATAGAGCTCGTGAAAAGAAAATAATAGAACTACAGAGCGTATTGGAAATTAATAGAGAAGAAGCTGAAAATATTGTAGATACTACCGCTAGTTCACAATCAAATATTAAACGTCCAGATTTATATTTTGCAAGTAAAAGAAAAGATATCGATGTAAGTATTAAGGAAAATATTGTACCAAATATTTTAATGAAATTTGATATTGATAAAACAACCGCTACAATTCAGGATTGTGGTTTATTCAAAAACAAATATTCCTGGATTAAGACTCGGATACGTGACAACGGTGGTATGTTAGCTGTATATTTCATGACCTACTTAAAGAATGAGATAGGTGCTAGTAAGGACAAATGGACAATAGATGACTACGATATTGCATATGAAAAACTCCCTCCAATGGTTGATTATGTAGAAAAAATTCTTGATGACTATTTAAACCAGTAA